A single window of Salvia splendens isolate huo1 chromosome 6, SspV2, whole genome shotgun sequence DNA harbors:
- the LOC121809496 gene encoding uncharacterized protein LOC121809496 isoform X2, whose amino-acid sequence MAFHVACPITCRRICFCALGFPRRLQSEKGRGDFLQEVHAIDRFLSDPWLIKARENATVQVQVPKVAVKSPASLPPRLQFGGEEAEAPAASAQLKRVKLQKQGAAASIVGEDYSRRFGSGDLVVSAKDAEQGHSNSKVVCQLCFSGENEGSERARKMLSCKSCGKKYHRSCLKAWSRNRDLFHWSSWTCPSCRICEVCQKTGDPNKFMFCKRCDGALHCYCQQPPHKNVGYGPYLCPKHTNCHSCGSSVPGNGLSVRWFLGYTCCDACGRLFVKGNYCPVCLKVYRDSESTPMVCCDICQHWVHCPCDGISDAKYMQFQVDGNLQYACPACRGESCQVKNPEEAVQELWKRRDEADRDLIASLRADAGLPTQEEIFDISPFSDDEESDPASRKNEYNRSLKFSLKGRDEKSPRSKEYGKKSSKKKYGKKKGNEISFTNGTNTENFGRHTDGQPFGYKSSDNKNEKIQFSEEHATSSSGAGILSEAISEAAISNHKHVDEVIVAAGTKTSRTIKIKNNKPQSLTNSEDSPSGMLKTGQGPKLVIHLGGRNRNANSPPTSEASSLKKGRYSNVGTEDASQLKYNESIERASTTTTYGDTKDHKMNHAGQIKSSKLQEKEGPLIKLKNVNSESSNISLKHAGGFSKAFESDNPQGAHSLLGNRTTEDGASARRGPEFPGTRRNKHSSIKSGDDVPTMSSELVEVEENSSFPPMSQASSEGHKPHLIFRIPKNSNTGNQNDQGNMSNADSLRLSGKGDITYTRGQRSKRRRPALGDGDTSQQHEDNTIKEFTDANWILQKLGKNAAGKRIEIHQSSNDSWHSGTAVDIFEAEGESIVAVSLDDGKTKNFELGKQGIRFVSQKQKH is encoded by the exons ATGGCATTTCATGTCGCCTGTCCAATTACCTG CCGGCGGATATGTTTCTGCGCTTTGGGTTTTCCGCGGAGGTTGCAGAGCGAGAAGGGGAGGGGCGATTTCTTGCAGGAGGTTCATGCGATTGATCGTTTCTTGAGTGATCCATGGCTGATTAAGGCCAGGGAGAATGCCACGGTGCAGGTTCAGGTCCCCAAGGTGGCGGTTAAATCGCCTGCTTCGCTGCCTCCACGCCTGCAATTTGGGGGCGAGGAGGCGGAGGCTCCTGCAGCTTCGGCTCAGCTGAAGAGGGTGAAGCTGCAGAAGCAAGGTGCTGCTGCGTCGATTGTTGGAGAGGATTACTCGAGGAGGTTTGGGTCTGGTGATTTGGTG GTATCTGCAAAAGATGCTGAGCAAGGCCACTCTAATTCCAAGGTAGTGTGCCAGCTATGCTTCTCTGGTGAAAATGAAGGAAGTGAAAGGGCAAGAAAGATGCTATCTTGCAAAAGTTGTGGGAAGAAGTATCACAGGAGCTGTCTGAAAGCTTGGTCTCGAAATAGAG ATCTTTTTCACTGGAGTTCTTGGACTTGCCCCTCTTGTCGAATTTGTGAG GTCTGCCAAAAAACTGGAGATCCAAATAAGTTTATGTTCTGTAAGAGGTGCGATGGTGCACTCCACTGTTACTGTCAGCAACCTCCGCATAAG AATGTTGGCTATGGGCCATACTTATGCCCGAAGCATACAAATTGCCACAGTTGCGGTTCCTCTGTCCCTGGAAATGGCCTAAGTGTGCG GTGGTTTTTGGGGTATACTTGTTGTGATGCTTGCGGAAGATTGTTTGTCAAGGGAAACTATTGCCCTGTCTGTTTGAAG GTATATAGAGATTCCGAGTCAACTCCAATGGTTTGTTGTGATATCTGTCAACACTGGGTGCACTGTCCTTGTGATGGCATCAG TGATGCAAAATATATGCAATTTCAAGTCGATGGAAATCTCCAATATGCTTGTCCTGCATGCCGTGGAGAAAGCTGCCAG GTTAAGAATCCTGAGGAGGCTGTCCAGGAACTTTGGAAACGGAGAGATGAAGCTGATAGGGATTTGATAGCCAGCTTGAGAGCAGATGCTGGGTTGCCTACACAGGAAGAAATTTTTGACATCTCACCTTTTTCAGATGATGAAGAGAGTGATCCTGCATCACGAAAGAATGAATATAACCGTTCTTTGAAGTTTTCCCTCAAAGGGCGGGATGAAAAATCACCAAGGAGTAAAGAATATGGAAAGAAATCTTCAAAAAAGAAGTATGGcaagaaaaagggaaatgaaatATCTTTTACCAATGGAACCAACACAGAGAATTTTGGCAGACACACTGATGGTCAACCTTTTGGGTATAAAAGCAGTGATAACAAGAatgaaaaaattcaattttctgAAGAGCATGCAACTTCTTCCTCTGGAGCTGGAATCTTAAGTGAAGCAATCAGTGAGGCTGCAATCTCTAATCACAAACATGTTGATGAGGTGATTGTAGCTGCTGGAACTAAGACATCCAGGACTATCAAAATAAAGAACAACAAACCTCAGAGTTTGACTAATAGCGAGGATAGTCCTAGTGGAATGCTGAAAACTGGGCAGGGCCCAAAGCTTGTCATACATTTGGGTGGCCGAAATAGGAATGCAAATAGTCCTCCTACATCTGAAGCTTCCAGTTTAAAAAAAGGGCGATATTCAAATG TGGGCACTGAAGATGCGAGTCAACTGAAATATAATGAGAGCATTGAGAGGGCCAGCACTACAACTACTTATGGGGATACAAAAG ATCACAAAATGAACCATGCTGGTCAAATCAAAAGCTCCAAATTGCAAGAAAAAGAGGGCCCGTTGATAAAGCTCAAAAATGTCAACTCAGAATCCTCTAACATCAGCTTAAAACACGCAGGAGGATTTTCAAAGGCATTTGAATCTGATAATCCACAGGGTGCACATTCTTTGCTGGGTAATAGAACTACTGAAGATGGTGCATCAGCAAGGAGGGGACCAGAATTCCCAGGTACTCGGAGGAACAAACATTCTTCAATCAAGAGTGGAGATGATGTGCCTACCATGTCTAGTGAGTTGGTTGAAGTTGAAGAAAATAGTAGCTTTCCGCCCATGTCACAGGCTTCTTCAGAGGGCCACAAGCCTCATTTGATATTTAGAATTCCAAAGAACTCAAACACGGGAAATCAAAATGATCAAGGTAATATGAGTAATGCAGATTCTCTGCGACTATCTGGAAAGGGGGATATCACTTATACCAGGGGTCAAAGGTCGAAGAGAAGGAGACCAGCACTGGGTGACGGAGACACATCTCAGCAGCATGAAGATAACACAATAAAGGAGTTTACTGATGCCAACTGGATACTTCAAAAATTGGGGAAGAATGCTGCTGGGAAAAGAATTGAGATTCATCAGTCATCCAACGATAGCTG GCATAGTGGAACCGCGGTTGATATCTTTGAGGCTGAGGGTGAATCAATTGTAGCTGTCTCTCTAGATGATGGAAAGACTAAGAATTTTGAACTTGGTAAGCAAGGAATCCGTTTTGTTTCTCAGAAGCAAAAGCATTGA
- the LOC121809496 gene encoding uncharacterized protein LOC121809496 isoform X1 has protein sequence MAFHVACPITCRRICFCALGFPRRLQSEKGRGDFLQEVHAIDRFLSDPWLIKARENATVQVQVPKVAVKSPASLPPRLQFGGEEAEAPAASAQLKRVKLQKQGAAASIVGEDYSRRFGSGDLVVSAKDAEQGHSNSKVVCQLCFSGENEGSERARKMLSCKSCGKKYHRSCLKAWSRNRDLFHWSSWTCPSCRICEVCQKTGDPNKFMFCKRCDGALHCYCQQPPHKNVGYGPYLCPKHTNCHSCGSSVPGNGLSVRWFLGYTCCDACGRLFVKGNYCPVCLKVYRDSESTPMVCCDICQHWVHCPCDGISDAKYMQFQVDGNLQYACPACRGESCQVKNPEEAVQELWKRRDEADRDLIASLRADAGLPTQEEIFDISPFSDDEESDPASRKNEYNRSLKFSLKGRDEKSPRSKEYGKKSSKKKYGKKKGNEISFTNGTNTENFGRHTDGQPFGYKSSDNKNEKIQFSEEHATSSSGAGILSEAISEAAISNHKHVDEVIVAAGTKTSRTIKIKNNKPQSLTNSEDSPSGMLKTGQGPKLVIHLGGRNRNANSPPTSEASSLKKGRYSNVGTEDASQLKYNESIERASTTTTYGDTKDHKMNHAGQIKSSKLQEKEGPLIKLKNVNSESSNISLKHAGGFSKAFESDNPQGAHSLLGNRTTEDGASARRGPEFPGTRRNKHSSIKSGDDVPTMSSELVEVEENSSFPPMSQASSEGHKPHLIFRIPKNSNTGNQNDQGNMSNADSLRLSGKGDITYTRGQRSKRRRPALGDGDTSQQHEDNTIKEFTDANWILQKLGKNAAGKRIEIHQSSNDSWSAGALNIHGWTSINIFIQHLIFFIPLFVHSGTAVDIFEAEGESIVAVSLDDGKTKNFELGKQGIRFVSQKQKH, from the exons ATGGCATTTCATGTCGCCTGTCCAATTACCTG CCGGCGGATATGTTTCTGCGCTTTGGGTTTTCCGCGGAGGTTGCAGAGCGAGAAGGGGAGGGGCGATTTCTTGCAGGAGGTTCATGCGATTGATCGTTTCTTGAGTGATCCATGGCTGATTAAGGCCAGGGAGAATGCCACGGTGCAGGTTCAGGTCCCCAAGGTGGCGGTTAAATCGCCTGCTTCGCTGCCTCCACGCCTGCAATTTGGGGGCGAGGAGGCGGAGGCTCCTGCAGCTTCGGCTCAGCTGAAGAGGGTGAAGCTGCAGAAGCAAGGTGCTGCTGCGTCGATTGTTGGAGAGGATTACTCGAGGAGGTTTGGGTCTGGTGATTTGGTG GTATCTGCAAAAGATGCTGAGCAAGGCCACTCTAATTCCAAGGTAGTGTGCCAGCTATGCTTCTCTGGTGAAAATGAAGGAAGTGAAAGGGCAAGAAAGATGCTATCTTGCAAAAGTTGTGGGAAGAAGTATCACAGGAGCTGTCTGAAAGCTTGGTCTCGAAATAGAG ATCTTTTTCACTGGAGTTCTTGGACTTGCCCCTCTTGTCGAATTTGTGAG GTCTGCCAAAAAACTGGAGATCCAAATAAGTTTATGTTCTGTAAGAGGTGCGATGGTGCACTCCACTGTTACTGTCAGCAACCTCCGCATAAG AATGTTGGCTATGGGCCATACTTATGCCCGAAGCATACAAATTGCCACAGTTGCGGTTCCTCTGTCCCTGGAAATGGCCTAAGTGTGCG GTGGTTTTTGGGGTATACTTGTTGTGATGCTTGCGGAAGATTGTTTGTCAAGGGAAACTATTGCCCTGTCTGTTTGAAG GTATATAGAGATTCCGAGTCAACTCCAATGGTTTGTTGTGATATCTGTCAACACTGGGTGCACTGTCCTTGTGATGGCATCAG TGATGCAAAATATATGCAATTTCAAGTCGATGGAAATCTCCAATATGCTTGTCCTGCATGCCGTGGAGAAAGCTGCCAG GTTAAGAATCCTGAGGAGGCTGTCCAGGAACTTTGGAAACGGAGAGATGAAGCTGATAGGGATTTGATAGCCAGCTTGAGAGCAGATGCTGGGTTGCCTACACAGGAAGAAATTTTTGACATCTCACCTTTTTCAGATGATGAAGAGAGTGATCCTGCATCACGAAAGAATGAATATAACCGTTCTTTGAAGTTTTCCCTCAAAGGGCGGGATGAAAAATCACCAAGGAGTAAAGAATATGGAAAGAAATCTTCAAAAAAGAAGTATGGcaagaaaaagggaaatgaaatATCTTTTACCAATGGAACCAACACAGAGAATTTTGGCAGACACACTGATGGTCAACCTTTTGGGTATAAAAGCAGTGATAACAAGAatgaaaaaattcaattttctgAAGAGCATGCAACTTCTTCCTCTGGAGCTGGAATCTTAAGTGAAGCAATCAGTGAGGCTGCAATCTCTAATCACAAACATGTTGATGAGGTGATTGTAGCTGCTGGAACTAAGACATCCAGGACTATCAAAATAAAGAACAACAAACCTCAGAGTTTGACTAATAGCGAGGATAGTCCTAGTGGAATGCTGAAAACTGGGCAGGGCCCAAAGCTTGTCATACATTTGGGTGGCCGAAATAGGAATGCAAATAGTCCTCCTACATCTGAAGCTTCCAGTTTAAAAAAAGGGCGATATTCAAATG TGGGCACTGAAGATGCGAGTCAACTGAAATATAATGAGAGCATTGAGAGGGCCAGCACTACAACTACTTATGGGGATACAAAAG ATCACAAAATGAACCATGCTGGTCAAATCAAAAGCTCCAAATTGCAAGAAAAAGAGGGCCCGTTGATAAAGCTCAAAAATGTCAACTCAGAATCCTCTAACATCAGCTTAAAACACGCAGGAGGATTTTCAAAGGCATTTGAATCTGATAATCCACAGGGTGCACATTCTTTGCTGGGTAATAGAACTACTGAAGATGGTGCATCAGCAAGGAGGGGACCAGAATTCCCAGGTACTCGGAGGAACAAACATTCTTCAATCAAGAGTGGAGATGATGTGCCTACCATGTCTAGTGAGTTGGTTGAAGTTGAAGAAAATAGTAGCTTTCCGCCCATGTCACAGGCTTCTTCAGAGGGCCACAAGCCTCATTTGATATTTAGAATTCCAAAGAACTCAAACACGGGAAATCAAAATGATCAAGGTAATATGAGTAATGCAGATTCTCTGCGACTATCTGGAAAGGGGGATATCACTTATACCAGGGGTCAAAGGTCGAAGAGAAGGAGACCAGCACTGGGTGACGGAGACACATCTCAGCAGCATGAAGATAACACAATAAAGGAGTTTACTGATGCCAACTGGATACTTCAAAAATTGGGGAAGAATGCTGCTGGGAAAAGAATTGAGATTCATCAGTCATCCAACGATAGCTG GTCCGCCGGTGCTCTCAACATTCACGGATGGACTTCAATAAACATTTTCATCCAACACCTCATATTTTTCATACCACTTTTTGT GCATAGTGGAACCGCGGTTGATATCTTTGAGGCTGAGGGTGAATCAATTGTAGCTGTCTCTCTAGATGATGGAAAGACTAAGAATTTTGAACTTGGTAAGCAAGGAATCCGTTTTGTTTCTCAGAAGCAAAAGCATTGA
- the LOC121809496 gene encoding uncharacterized protein LOC121809496 isoform X3, with the protein MAFHVACPITCRRICFCALGFPRRLQSEKGRGDFLQEVHAIDRFLSDPWLIKARENATVQVQVPKVAVKSPASLPPRLQFGGEEAEAPAASAQLKRVKLQKQGAAASIVGEDYSRRFGSGDLVVSAKDAEQGHSNSKVVCQLCFSGENEGSERARKMLSCKSCGKKYHRSCLKAWSRNRDLFHWSSWTCPSCRICEVCQKTGDPNKFMFCKRCDGALHCYCQQPPHKNVGYGPYLCPKHTNCHSCGSSVPGNGLSVRWFLGYTCCDACGRLFVKGNYCPVCLKVYRDSESTPMVCCDICQHWVHCPCDGISDAKYMQFQVDGNLQYACPACRGESCQVKNPEEAVQELWKRRDEADRDLIASLRADAGLPTQEEIFDISPFSDDEESDPASRKNEYNRSLKFSLKGRDEKSPRSKEYGKKSSKKKYGKKKGNEISFTNGTNTENFGRHTDGQPFGYKSSDNKNEKIQFSEEHATSSSGAGILSEAISEAAISNHKHVDEVIVAAGTKTSRTIKIKNNKPQSLTNSEDSPSGMLKTGQGPKLVIHLGGRNRNANSPPTSEASSLKKGRYSNVGTEDASQLKYNESIERASTTTTYGDTKDHKMNHAGQIKSSKLQEKEGPLIKLKNVNSESSNISLKHAGGFSKAFESDNPQGAHSLLGNRTTEDGASARRGPEFPGTRRNKHSSIKSGDDVPTMSSELVEVEENSSFPPMSQASSEGHKPHLIFRIPKNSNTGNQNDQGNMSNADSLRLSGKGDITYTRGQRSKRRRPALGDGDTSQQHEDNTIKEFTDANWILQKLGKNAAGKRIEIHQSSNDSWSAGALNIHGWTSINIFIQHLIFFIPLFV; encoded by the exons ATGGCATTTCATGTCGCCTGTCCAATTACCTG CCGGCGGATATGTTTCTGCGCTTTGGGTTTTCCGCGGAGGTTGCAGAGCGAGAAGGGGAGGGGCGATTTCTTGCAGGAGGTTCATGCGATTGATCGTTTCTTGAGTGATCCATGGCTGATTAAGGCCAGGGAGAATGCCACGGTGCAGGTTCAGGTCCCCAAGGTGGCGGTTAAATCGCCTGCTTCGCTGCCTCCACGCCTGCAATTTGGGGGCGAGGAGGCGGAGGCTCCTGCAGCTTCGGCTCAGCTGAAGAGGGTGAAGCTGCAGAAGCAAGGTGCTGCTGCGTCGATTGTTGGAGAGGATTACTCGAGGAGGTTTGGGTCTGGTGATTTGGTG GTATCTGCAAAAGATGCTGAGCAAGGCCACTCTAATTCCAAGGTAGTGTGCCAGCTATGCTTCTCTGGTGAAAATGAAGGAAGTGAAAGGGCAAGAAAGATGCTATCTTGCAAAAGTTGTGGGAAGAAGTATCACAGGAGCTGTCTGAAAGCTTGGTCTCGAAATAGAG ATCTTTTTCACTGGAGTTCTTGGACTTGCCCCTCTTGTCGAATTTGTGAG GTCTGCCAAAAAACTGGAGATCCAAATAAGTTTATGTTCTGTAAGAGGTGCGATGGTGCACTCCACTGTTACTGTCAGCAACCTCCGCATAAG AATGTTGGCTATGGGCCATACTTATGCCCGAAGCATACAAATTGCCACAGTTGCGGTTCCTCTGTCCCTGGAAATGGCCTAAGTGTGCG GTGGTTTTTGGGGTATACTTGTTGTGATGCTTGCGGAAGATTGTTTGTCAAGGGAAACTATTGCCCTGTCTGTTTGAAG GTATATAGAGATTCCGAGTCAACTCCAATGGTTTGTTGTGATATCTGTCAACACTGGGTGCACTGTCCTTGTGATGGCATCAG TGATGCAAAATATATGCAATTTCAAGTCGATGGAAATCTCCAATATGCTTGTCCTGCATGCCGTGGAGAAAGCTGCCAG GTTAAGAATCCTGAGGAGGCTGTCCAGGAACTTTGGAAACGGAGAGATGAAGCTGATAGGGATTTGATAGCCAGCTTGAGAGCAGATGCTGGGTTGCCTACACAGGAAGAAATTTTTGACATCTCACCTTTTTCAGATGATGAAGAGAGTGATCCTGCATCACGAAAGAATGAATATAACCGTTCTTTGAAGTTTTCCCTCAAAGGGCGGGATGAAAAATCACCAAGGAGTAAAGAATATGGAAAGAAATCTTCAAAAAAGAAGTATGGcaagaaaaagggaaatgaaatATCTTTTACCAATGGAACCAACACAGAGAATTTTGGCAGACACACTGATGGTCAACCTTTTGGGTATAAAAGCAGTGATAACAAGAatgaaaaaattcaattttctgAAGAGCATGCAACTTCTTCCTCTGGAGCTGGAATCTTAAGTGAAGCAATCAGTGAGGCTGCAATCTCTAATCACAAACATGTTGATGAGGTGATTGTAGCTGCTGGAACTAAGACATCCAGGACTATCAAAATAAAGAACAACAAACCTCAGAGTTTGACTAATAGCGAGGATAGTCCTAGTGGAATGCTGAAAACTGGGCAGGGCCCAAAGCTTGTCATACATTTGGGTGGCCGAAATAGGAATGCAAATAGTCCTCCTACATCTGAAGCTTCCAGTTTAAAAAAAGGGCGATATTCAAATG TGGGCACTGAAGATGCGAGTCAACTGAAATATAATGAGAGCATTGAGAGGGCCAGCACTACAACTACTTATGGGGATACAAAAG ATCACAAAATGAACCATGCTGGTCAAATCAAAAGCTCCAAATTGCAAGAAAAAGAGGGCCCGTTGATAAAGCTCAAAAATGTCAACTCAGAATCCTCTAACATCAGCTTAAAACACGCAGGAGGATTTTCAAAGGCATTTGAATCTGATAATCCACAGGGTGCACATTCTTTGCTGGGTAATAGAACTACTGAAGATGGTGCATCAGCAAGGAGGGGACCAGAATTCCCAGGTACTCGGAGGAACAAACATTCTTCAATCAAGAGTGGAGATGATGTGCCTACCATGTCTAGTGAGTTGGTTGAAGTTGAAGAAAATAGTAGCTTTCCGCCCATGTCACAGGCTTCTTCAGAGGGCCACAAGCCTCATTTGATATTTAGAATTCCAAAGAACTCAAACACGGGAAATCAAAATGATCAAGGTAATATGAGTAATGCAGATTCTCTGCGACTATCTGGAAAGGGGGATATCACTTATACCAGGGGTCAAAGGTCGAAGAGAAGGAGACCAGCACTGGGTGACGGAGACACATCTCAGCAGCATGAAGATAACACAATAAAGGAGTTTACTGATGCCAACTGGATACTTCAAAAATTGGGGAAGAATGCTGCTGGGAAAAGAATTGAGATTCATCAGTCATCCAACGATAGCTG GTCCGCCGGTGCTCTCAACATTCACGGATGGACTTCAATAAACATTTTCATCCAACACCTCATATTTTTCATACCACTTTTTGTGTAA
- the LOC121809086 gene encoding probable cytokinin riboside 5'-monophosphate phosphoribohydrolase LOGL2, whose translation MHKRKAQMAKNADAFIALPGGYGTMEELLEIIAWSQLGIHDKPVGLLNIDGYYNSLLALFDKGVEEGFIEDSARNIVVLADSPDQLINKLEEYVPVHEAV comes from the exons ATGCATAAAAGAAAGGCACAAATGGCCAAAAATGCTGATGCTTTCATTGCTCTTCCTG GTGGTTATGGCACCATGGAGGAATTGTTGGAGATTATAGCTTGGTCTCAGCTGGGAATTCATGACAAACCA GTGGGTTTGTTGAATATAGATGGATACTATAATAGCTTGCTTGCACTTTTTGACAAAGGAGTTGAGGAAGGTTTCATTGAGGATTCAGCAAGAAATATAGTTGTCTTGGCAGACTCCCCAGATCAGTTGATCAACAAATTGGAG GAATATGTACCAGTGCATGAAGCAGTGTGA